One genomic segment of Candidatus Latescibacterota bacterium includes these proteins:
- a CDS encoding BamA/TamA family outer membrane protein, translated as MSGGALSTTLAGPAAAPAAVDAAGVYARPPGLSKPARRPALRLRVGALLALVLGCLLPVRAAGQDAGGEEGRPAIGHITLDGNRTFSDGELKALMRTREPRLLQFTGHPRYVRDWLRSDLATLEAFYHRAGFYEVSVSSLREGDIVYDPEQGSVDISIHVDEGKRRYLRALSITPYLGEAERGLRRRLAAQPGQPFDPEAPAMDHFRILRALQEQGHFAGRVEHAITVVPTASHASRDSVDLEYRVDQGPPALLAGQRLEGNTLDDALIQRELTLKVGGPLKLDAILTSKQNLLDSGYFRAVDYRLEPVDSTAGPRREGEEEALRLVWIFRERKMATVETGVGLGSVDGLRLLGGWTHRNLLDLGQRVSLQANFSLKDDRDGRFGFSYERESLDWRFLDIVRLRARLGLTLFREKDYESESGAFSLETRAIRLSAARRVDPVTVMRLRQQFDFLYQRRIVDLPLAEYQPTYNTRSISLILDRDTRDHFFNPSRGGHSWSSYELAGGVQGGDHSFQRLQLNLTRHRRLSGEGIVASRIFLGGVWPYGKSRTEQLAGVPADGVPFQERFYCGGGATVRGYDENSLGPRINPEDSDLTPEVPGQSLPDYILGGRYMLVANLEWRFPLSLFGRSSFGGVLFFDGGGDWESLEDIAIARALPWQAGERNDTRRVFYGLGAGLRYLTPITVIRVDFGLPLQNLTDKGGRWHLSLGHTF; from the coding sequence ATGTCTGGTGGAGCCCTTTCGACGACCCTCGCCGGACCCGCCGCGGCCCCCGCTGCGGTCGATGCCGCGGGAGTCTACGCGAGGCCGCCGGGCCTGTCAAAGCCCGCGCGCCGGCCCGCGCTCCGCCTGCGCGTGGGGGCGCTGCTCGCCCTCGTCCTGGGCTGCCTGCTCCCCGTGCGCGCGGCCGGGCAGGACGCCGGCGGCGAGGAGGGGCGGCCCGCCATCGGGCACATCACCCTCGACGGCAACCGCACCTTCTCCGACGGCGAGCTCAAGGCGCTCATGCGCACGCGCGAGCCGCGGCTGCTCCAGTTCACCGGCCACCCGCGCTACGTGCGCGACTGGCTGCGCAGCGACCTGGCCACCCTCGAGGCCTTCTACCATCGGGCGGGCTTCTACGAGGTCAGCGTCAGCTCCCTGCGCGAGGGCGACATCGTCTACGACCCCGAGCAGGGGAGCGTGGACATCAGCATCCACGTGGACGAGGGCAAGCGGCGCTACCTGCGCGCGCTGTCGATCACACCCTATCTCGGCGAGGCCGAGCGCGGCCTCCGCCGGCGCCTGGCCGCCCAGCCCGGGCAGCCCTTCGATCCCGAGGCCCCGGCCATGGATCACTTCCGCATCCTGCGGGCGCTGCAGGAGCAGGGCCACTTCGCCGGACGCGTGGAGCACGCGATCACCGTGGTGCCCACCGCCTCGCACGCGAGCCGCGATTCGGTGGACCTGGAGTACCGCGTGGATCAGGGGCCGCCGGCCCTGCTGGCCGGCCAGCGCCTGGAGGGCAACACGCTGGACGACGCGCTCATCCAGCGCGAGCTGACCCTGAAGGTGGGCGGGCCGCTCAAGCTGGACGCGATCCTGACCAGCAAGCAGAACCTGCTCGACAGCGGCTACTTCCGCGCCGTGGACTACCGGCTGGAGCCGGTGGACTCCACCGCCGGGCCCCGCCGCGAAGGCGAGGAGGAGGCGCTGCGGCTGGTCTGGATCTTCCGCGAGCGCAAGATGGCGACCGTCGAGACCGGCGTGGGTCTCGGCTCGGTGGACGGACTGCGCCTCCTCGGCGGCTGGACCCATCGCAACCTGCTCGACCTGGGGCAGCGCGTGTCGCTGCAGGCCAACTTCTCGCTGAAGGACGACCGCGACGGCCGCTTCGGCTTCAGCTACGAGCGGGAGTCGCTGGACTGGCGCTTCCTGGACATCGTGCGCCTGCGCGCGCGGCTGGGCCTGACGCTCTTCCGCGAGAAGGACTACGAGAGCGAGAGCGGCGCGTTCAGCCTGGAGACGCGGGCGATCCGGCTGAGCGCGGCGCGACGCGTCGACCCGGTCACCGTGATGCGGCTGCGCCAGCAGTTCGACTTCCTCTACCAGCGGCGCATCGTGGACCTGCCGCTGGCGGAGTACCAGCCCACCTACAACACGCGGTCCATCTCGCTGATTCTCGACCGCGACACCCGCGACCACTTCTTCAACCCCAGTCGCGGCGGGCACTCCTGGTCGAGCTACGAGCTCGCCGGCGGCGTTCAGGGCGGCGACCACAGCTTCCAGCGCCTGCAGCTCAACCTCACGCGTCACCGGCGGCTGAGCGGCGAGGGCATCGTGGCGTCGCGCATCTTCCTCGGCGGCGTCTGGCCCTACGGAAAGAGCCGCACGGAGCAGCTGGCCGGCGTGCCGGCCGACGGCGTGCCCTTTCAGGAGCGCTTCTACTGCGGCGGCGGCGCCACCGTGCGCGGCTACGACGAGAACAGCCTCGGCCCGCGCATCAACCCCGAGGACAGCGATCTCACGCCCGAGGTGCCGGGGCAGAGCCTGCCGGACTACATCCTCGGCGGACGCTACATGCTCGTGGCGAACCTCGAGTGGCGCTTCCCGCTGAGCCTCTTCGGCCGCAGCAGCTTCGGGGGCGTGCTCTTCTTCGACGGCGGCGGCGACTGGGAGAGCCTCGAGGACATCGCCATCGCGCGCGCCCTGCCCTGGCAGGCGGGCGAGCGCAACGACACGCGGCGCGTCTTCTACGGGCTGGGCGCGGGACTGCGCTATCTCACGCCCATCACGGTGATCCGCGTGGACTTCGGCCTGCCGCTGCAGAACCTCACCGACAAGGGCGGCCGCTGGCACCTCAGCCTGGGGCACACCTTCTGA